Sequence from the Erythrolamprus reginae isolate rEryReg1 chromosome 2, rEryReg1.hap1, whole genome shotgun sequence genome:
aaaatggcctccccctctccctagaggccgtttcccaacttctggtggacccagtagtcccatttcccaacttctgttgggctcggtagacctgtttttcaccctccccaggctatagaggcttccctggagcctggagggggcaaaaatgccctcccccattcccctggaggccctctgtaagccaaaaacaccctcccatatcttccatgtgagccaaaaatcaactggccagcatgtacatgcgtgttggagctgagctagggaaatggcTGGTGTaccagcagatttggctccgcgtgccacctgtggcacacatgccacaaatttaccatcactgacctagatcatGAAGCAAACAGACAAACCGTTGCCAAATACTTTTATTAACTTACAATAACATGATTTAGAAATAGTTACAaattttgaatatacagtgttccctcacttttcgcgggggatgcgttctgagaccacccgcgaaagtcgaatttccgcgaagtagagatgcggaagtaaatacactatttttggctatgaacagtatcacaagccttcccttaacactttaaacccctaaattgtgatttcccattcccttagcaaccacttagattattacttaccatgtttatttattaaagtttatttaaaattttttttattaaaggcggatgaatgtTTGGctgtgacatatgatgtcatcaggcaggaaaaaccgtggtatagggggaaaaaacgtgaagtattttttaattaatatttttgaaaaaccgttgtATAGACTtgtcgcgaagttcgaacccgcgaaaatcaagggaacactgtatacaaactATACAAAACTATACAAAAATGTTAGATTGACACAAGTAGGCTGTAATAAACAATGGTCAACAGGATGGTTGATGTTCATGTTAATTGTGGAGTGCTGAAGATTTGAAATAGATTTGTAAGTATGAAATGTATCCtctttatgtttgtatgttttgtaaGTTATGTTTTCTCATTGTGtaaccaattttgcattgtccatccttccaacccaagactattacctcctgagtgctttctattgctgcttgttttatttctctaaattctcccatcgcattacttttgactaatactgccatttccttagcaattatccatcgtatatttaacatcctattaatatcctcttgcactttttgccaaaaattctgcactatcgAGCATTCCAAAAACATATGCACAAACaaccctttatcttgacacccatgtcaacaagtatttttaacattctgctgaaagtatgcgagttgaacgggagtatactactccttttaggttctcaaggtcagcctttgttcagcatctgtccggaagctgctgggagttgcAGGATATGCTGGCAGAAAATATATGGTTCATGTGATGGGCTTGTAGGAggagatgcaaggaaatgaactctaacccggGTGGAGATACCCTCGTAACTTTGGATTTgggtttctccagttgtgctaacatggccttgttaataaattgaaactttgaagAAGCCGAAGCCTTGGATtccgatttatttctcagatgctatttggaactctgACAACGAGATAATGCCAGTTGAGTGGATTGGAGGCCATGTGTCTTCAAGCTACCTTTGGACCTGTGAATTCATCAGGTTTGCTGCATATCCAGTGATGGGGGTTTTCGCACCAGGAAACGCTGGCTTTCCCTTCGTCATCCAGGAAGGCACAGTTCCCTCCATCACCAAGGACCTTCCACCTGCAACACAAGGGCAGCCAGGTAAAAAGCTTTGTCCCCCCCATTGGCATTTAACCATGATATCAAATTGCCTTAGCTACATCTCTTTTCTGCCATGTCCTCATGGCGTTACTTTCCTCTCACCCCCAAGTATCAGTAAGAGAGGCCTAAGTTACACTTAACACATAATCACAGACCTGCACTCATAGTGACTGAAACAGTTTTCCAAAATGTTCAGAACACCCCTATTTTTAGGAATGGACCATTCCGGttatgttgtgagtggtccttgaccaactcttgtaatgatagattctgaggagggtgAGCCAACCCCATCTTGacatgtgacatagtcaaagaaatcaatgagattagtctgacatgatttgccatcaacatggctttactgaaggcaaatcatgtcagactaatctcattgatttctttgactatgtcacaaaggtgttggatcaaggtggtgtcgtggatattgcctacctggacttcagcaaagcctttgatacagttccacataaagagctgatagataaattagtgaagattggacttaatccctggatagttcaatggatttgcagctggctgaagcgtagacatcagacagttattgttaatggtgagtattctgagcagagtcaggttacaagcggtgtgccacgaGGGTCTGTtccgggtcctattctttttaatatgtttgtgagtgacataggggaaggtttggtagggaaggtttgcctatttgccgatgactctaaagtgtgcaatagggttgatattcctggaggcgtctgtaatatggtaaatgatttagctttactagataaatggtcaaagcaatggaaactgtagtttaatgtttccaaatgtaaaataatgcatttggggaaaaggaatcctcaatctgagtattgtattggcagttctgtgttagcaaatacttcagaagaaaaggatttaggggtagtgatttctgacagtctcaaaatgcagtcaggcggtagggaaagcaagtaggatgcttggctgcatagctagatgtataacaagcaggaagagggagattgtgatccccttatatagagcgctggtgagaccacatttggaatactgtgttcagttctggagacctcacctacaaaaagatattgacaaaattgaacgggtcaaaagacgggctgcaagaatggtggaaggtcttaagcataatacgtatcaggaaagacttaatgaactcaatctgtatagtctggaggacagaaggaaaaggggggacatgatcgaaacatttaaatatattaaagggttaaataaggtccaggagggaagtgtttttaataggaaagtgaacacaagaacaaggggacacaatctgaagttagttgggggaaagatcaaaaggaacatgagaacattttattttactgaaagagtagtagatccttggaacaaacttccagcagaggtggtagataaatccacagtaactgaatttaaacatgcctgggataaacatatatccatcctaagataaaatacagaaaatagtaaaagggcagtgtagacctaggacgaggacatgggtaaaaaaattgcaagagcagacatgtaccattataaaaagtaacaacgacaatggggggaagaaaggaataccaaacacctccgaagcattgcctcacaactccatatatatatatatataaacaaacaaacaaacaaacaaactttaccACCAGACCACACTGGCTCTGGGATTGAAAAAGAAGGGCCCACCCATAATTCCCAGATATCTTTTGTGGCTGACAGAGGGACCTAACCTGGGTTTTTCAAGTCCAACAGCTCAATCACTACACCACATTGGCTTGCCTCTATTCTCCAAATTCTTTAGTTTTAGATGCAAAGTTGGCATTTACGAAAATCTGCCATGCATTTGTGCTCGATGAAAGAAACAGGACAGCACTGGATGATGAATAAACCACAGGCTATTTCTTCTCAGCATTTGGCTGGCGTACAGTTTatctaattaatttattaaatttacaggcCGCCCCTCTCACTACTCCTCAAGTGAAGACATAAGAGAGAAAGGATGACTCACGTTGAAACACTTCCATTGATCCATTTCCAGGGTTGATTCAGGTCTCGTTGGAGGCCAATCCAGTGGGAAGGTCGGCCTTTGTAACGCAGCACAAAATCCTTTGGagagaataaatgaataaacattaAATGACTCTGAAATGTTTACATATCCTAAGTACACATTTGTTTTAACCTTTATCTATATCCTCAGTAATCAAATCACATATATTTAGACCTGGCTGATAATTCCATATCATTGTTTGATTATATATTGTAtgcccatgtttccctgaaaataagactgggtcttatattcttgttgtaagccgcctcgagtactcagagaggggtggcatataaatccaattaataaatagtaaatgttgtggttggctgtgggccagctcctgctccaaagaTGGTGGGGGTtggtgtgggagaatcctcacattatcagaggccgatTTTACggccaacagcttcagacagtgaagatTCTATGTCAGcggaagattctgggagtgaatcaggatcggatgaggaggtaattacaggcagcccattagtagtgttgggcgaactgaactcgcacaattcgggtccgtgcggactttgcagtgttcggcatgccgaacacgaacccaattttttttaaaacttcgggcaaagttcggggtcgcgttcggcattcggtcacctcggctggccaggaagtgacgtctccgtgatgtcaaagccccgcccctggaatcccatcatggggagGCTGCGGGAGTGGGGGCAGGGGATTCCCCTCTACCTGCCACCGCCCCCCTTCCCTTTGATGTCGGAAGGAGGATGGGTGCGCACGCTGTGTGTGGGGGGAGCATTTCtccgttgggaaagtaagacggtggcaagtttctcggtGCATTAAAGCCGCCGCCAAGGTGGTCCCcgccgagaaacttgccaccgtcttactttcccaatggagaaatgcCCCGCCCCCATTTCCCCAGCCTCCGCAccgaaagccaggaagtgacatctccgtgaggtcaaagccccacccccagaagGGTTTggtgggttcaggttcaggttccacGAACTTGCCTGAACCAGCCGCCAAGTTCGCATGAAcctgccgaacccgaattttgttgagttcgcccaacactacccaTTAGCTAAGTACCCCATTAGtgagccatcatcatcatcatcatcgttagattcagaagaggagggaTTGATAGATGCACGCAGatgcaggtttatgacaaggaaggaacaactgcgcaagtactatagaaaataagggagaacacctgtcgctgtggcaattaggctaatggggctgctgataaattgccagtgttgttgcctctcggtgtgggagattatccattttgtgtgagagagaagtGTGGTTTGCTGAACAGCTTCAGGATTTTACAAGGattttgtggaacaattcacagttaagtacagcgtGAGGACTCTTTAAGGGgagtggctgtgatgtcttcacagctgccttttatctgctttgcttttgttttatgtttctcacagcattcaaggcttgtggtttgtgggagagcactttggctggttaaagtgcgtttggacaatattttccttttgataaaccaactttgtttactttacaaccgtgtgtgtttgaatttctactttggacttaattgggggcacgtaacgtgaagcccagcacaacagtaaataaataaataattattttgggCCCGAAATTAGCaatagggcttatttttggggtggaggatgtcttatttttgtaATGTATGGGAGGCCCATTTCTGCTTGCTCAAGGCAGGACAGGAGGCCGAGTGACATGTCAGTGCCACAGCCACAAGGTGAGCGGGGGGGTGGAGCTGTCCCACACCTCACCCCAGCTTACCTCGGGGCCCCCACAGCCAGGCCATCCATACCTGCCTTGTGGCCATGGCTTTGTTATGGCTGTGAGCAAGTAGAAATAGTGGGCCGGTAGCCACATGGTGTCCTGCTACACATGAATATAACTGCTGAaaggtgttagttatcacctataaagccctacatggcttaggaccaaactATCTACAGAACCAGTTGATGGGCTtgcgtgggagggccttctctctggcggcctcggctctttggaaccaactacccccaagaTCTGTATTGCCCCCACCTCCTGACCTTCTGaaaagccttgaagacctggctttgctggcaggcctgcggGCTATCAAAATTAACAGCTTAATCCTGGCCGAAACACATTCTGATTGGTATATGATATGTAATGGTAtgattgtacagtgttccctcgattttcgcaggggatgcttTCCAAGATCACCcgcgaatttccgcgaagtagagatgcggaagtaaatacaatatttttggctatgaacagtatcacaagccttcccttaacactttaaacccctaaattgcaatttcccatccccttagcaaccatttagattattactcaccatgtttatttattaaagtttattttaaaaaatatttattaaaggcggacgaatgtttggcgatgacatatgatgtcatcaggcggggaaacccgtggtataggggaaaaaacgcaaagtattttttaattaatatttttgaaaaaccgtagtatagacttttcgtgaagttcgaacccgcgaaaatcaagggaacactgtattgattgattgattttttaaaattgttattaatGTTTAAATTTGACTTTCTACTGTGTtgtttcattgttgtgagccgccctgagtcctgtaggattgggtggcatataaatcatattaaacaaacaaacaaacaaacaaacaaacttgggcgtcctcctcgatccacagctcacattagagaaccatctttcagctgtggcgaggggggcgtttgcccaggttcgcctggtgcaccagttgcggccctatttggaccaggactcactagtcacagtcactcatgccctcatcacctcgaggttcgactactgtaatgctctctacatggggctacctttgaaaaatgttcggaaatttcagatcgtgcagaatgcagctgcgagagcagtcatcggcttccctaggtatgcccatgtttcaccaacactccgcagtctgcattggttgccgatcaatttccggtcacaattcaaagtgttggttatgacctttaaagcccttcatggcatcggaccagaatatctccgagaccgccttctgccgcacgaatcccagcgaccgattaggtcccacagagtgggccttctccgggtcccgtcaactaaacaatgtcggttggcgggccccaggggaagagccttctctgtggtggccccgactctctggaaccagctccccccagagattagaactgcccctactctccttgccttccataagctccttaaaacccacctttgtcgtcaggcatgggggaactgagacatttacCCTGggcatataaaatttatgcatggtatgtttgtatgtatgtttgcttagtaaatgggttttttttaagtattttaagttatacttattagatttgtcatgaattgttttgttttgttgtgagccgccccaagtctgtggagaggggcggcaatcaaatcaaatcaaatcaaatctcaaatcaaatcaaatcaaaaaataaataaacaaacaaacaaacaaacaaacaaactccactttggcaacaggaagggcatctggccagtaaacactctgctagctccattcaattgcccagactccaccttgcaagggattatggaggcattaaaagaagatgatgaACTCCCCAAAAATAGAATTCACACAAAAGCAGAACCATCCTGATTCTCTTAATAATACAGTAGGGTATTTTCACCTCTTACCTTATCTTTATTTTCAATAATGGCCAGAGTGGCATTGTACAAAGAACAAAAGTGTTGACTAGCAAACCAGGATTTTTCTTTATCTGAGAAGTAGTAACATTTCATCTCGAACCAAATCCAGGTAGGCAGGCACGGGCGTCTCCGATGTTCAGAGGTTGCCAATAGCAGTTTACAGTCATCTGGATTTAAGGTCTGCTTATGTACAAGTGATActaaggagggcaaaaaaaaggtaaaaaaaacaaTCTCCTCAGTTAACCCGTTACAAATGGGAAACAGGAATACAGCTTGTCCTCTATATATGCCCATAATGAAGCCTGGAATTTTAGATGTAAGTGATTTTGGTCATaaactgaacttttttttttatttgcaacagcctgagtcctttgggattgggggggcatagaagtcgaataaatgaatgaatcaatgaatcaataaatcattTGAATGTGGAGGTCATAAAACAAATCCATTTTCCTCaatgagttttttttttaaaccagaaaGAACGTGAACATTCGTTTCCAGTGACAACAACACTGTAAATTGTAGCCATGTGACTGAGGGCACTGTAAACAGATGCAAATACAGGCCAGCTACCGAGTGCCCAAAATGCAATCATGAGACCTTGGGGGAgcagccattgtaacttcgaaccaAAGTTGTGCTTTGCCCTTGGGAGGTCCatggtaacttcaaacggtcattaAGCAACAGGTCATAATTCAAAGactaagtggtacctctacctaagaacgtctctacttaagaacttttctagataagaaccgggtgttcaagatttttttacctcttcttaagaaccattttatacttaagaacccgagcctagaaaaatttcccaggaaatttgagagcggtacgaaggcccggctagtttcctgccattcccctttaatcccagccatctgggctgccaggggagccttttggtggcgtttaaggaggctttggtagcccagagcaaacaaagcattttcctttctctaggccagcggtccccaaactacggcccgtgggccacatgcggcccactgaggccatttatctggcccgccagtgagtgacaagagcacagggaaaagagagagagaaagaaagaaaaaggaaagagagggagggagggaaggagaagtggagaggaatgaaggagggaaggaaggaaggaaggaaggaaggaaggaaggaaggaaggaaggagaaatggagggaacaaggaagaaaggaaggaagaatgaaatgaatggagggacagaggaaggaaggactgttttgggggggtgtaatttttttaaatttttctcttaacatacattctaCAACACAGTgtaacatctaattttccatgaataaaatgcggtattttgctagtaactaatatcaatcgtcaaaaaagttgcaaaagttttttttctaattttgtcatccagttacattcattttcttttaattaaattccctccttaatgttccttcaaaaagtgcaacaccaattatatttctaacttattaaccattatgccaaagtgcttccttctttctttatacatttttcataagccaagaaatccttgtatagccaatcagatgttaacaaaagaaaattaaaaacaaaacataaacatatatgaatttcagatcttctcccccctctaaatagtacgttcccattttgttttttactttaaaacaaggtatgtgcagtgtgcatagggatttgttcatagtttttttatatagtccggccctccaacagtccgagggacagtgaactggccccctgtgtaaaaagtttggggacccctgttctaggcgcttggagagggaataaatctttgccagtgcccagagaaaagaaacactcccttcactttgggcagccgaggagtcaccacagcgaagaaaaggcgccagctacaaagagagggagaggagaggggagctcttcagcatgggaaggaagaggcaacaggaagcaacagcagcagccagtgtatgggaggcagtgtatgggaggtagcctcacgccgggtgtatgggaggcgtatgctcctcctcgctgcctcagagtccctcttttttaaaaataatcttaaagttttggatttttttaaattcccatcacttcaccttcttcctttggcagcgactctcctcctcctcttcctcctcctcatcccacccaaattccgaacttttatttctttcctagtgggtttgcacgcattatttgcttttacattgattcctatggaaaaaaatgcttctacttaagaatgtttctccttaagaaccctggtcacggaaagaattaagttcttaagtagaggcaccactgtacttgcaaTAAAGAAAAGCTGGAAATCTGCACTTCTAGAGGAGAAATGTGCAAGGCTAAGGAGCATTTTGATCTTTTGcagcagggttttaaaagttGCAATGTGTGATAAGGTGATGGAAAACTACTGGATCATGTTTCATATATGGAAATGGCAGGGGTTTCCTTCTCTGCTTGAGAGAGAggaaagttttctttttttaaaaaaaaggtcttATACTTCCTGTGTCAGAATTGTGGTTTTGGCCATGCCAACTTTCTCAGCCTTTGTGAACTGCAAGCACACTGTAAAGATGGATCTGGATGGGGCCTGTCAATCTCttgttctccctccttccctccgcaCAACAGGCTGCTGTGGTGAAAGTGAAATAAGGGAGGGGGATTAATAGTTGTTAGATTTATTTGCTCCTTTTCCTTTAGGTAGTCTtggttctatttctctctccacaATAACCCTGTGATGAAAGCATGTTTTAGCAGAAACAATATGCTTGGTCcatgggtgaaatgctactggtttggccccACTTgctgccattttatttttttaaacttctgcgcatgggcaagGCCTGAGAATGTGCAGAGTGGGGAAAGGTGCATGTGATGGCAAATCACACACTTCTGAACAAATAGGGAAGTTAAATAGATTTCATCACTGGCTGTTTCATAATTGGGTAGACCAGGTTTCCCTGATAGACCCGCCTCACTGGAAAAAAACCACTTAACCTCTCCCCTGGTATAATCCAAAAAGTGAGAAGAGTCCATGGCTTAGAAGTTAGTACATTTATGGTACCTAATATGCAAGtattagaatgcagctgcgagagcaatcatgggcttccctaggtatgcccatgtgtcaccaacactttgcagtctgcattggttgccagtcagtttccggtcacaattcaaagtgttggttatgacctataaagcccttcatggcatcggaccagaatatctccgagaccgcctgctgccattggccttctccgggtcctgttgattaaacaatgtcgtctggcgggacccaggggaagagccttctctgtggcagccccgaccctctggaaccagctccccacagagattaggattgccttcaccctccttgcctttcgcaaacttcttaagacccatctctgccgtcagg
This genomic interval carries:
- the LOC139158374 gene encoding C-type lectin domain family 2 member D-like; its protein translation is MRGGKGCNGQGNQRYSNMGKISSACRGRVVLAVAAAAVAGSLAILAVCIVSLVHKQTLNPDDCKLLLATSEHRRRPCLPTWIWFEMKCYYFSDKEKSWFASQHFCSLYNATLAIIENKDKDFVLRYKGRPSHWIGLQRDLNQPWKWINGSVSTWKVLGDGGNCAFLDDEGKASVSWCENPHHWICSKPDEFTGPKVA